In a single window of the Apteryx mantelli isolate bAptMan1 chromosome 11, bAptMan1.hap1, whole genome shotgun sequence genome:
- the LOC136992939 gene encoding olfactory receptor 14C36-like, with protein sequence MSNSSSFNEFLLLAFADTWELQLLHFSLFLGIYLAALLGNSLIITAVACDHRLHTPMYFFLLNLSLLDLGTISTTVPKSMVNSLWDTRAISYSGCAAQVFLVVFLFSAELSLLTVMAYDRYVAICRPLHYGTLMGSRACVRMAAAAWSSGFLCSVLHTANTFSIPLCQGNTVEQFFCEIPQILKLSCSDSYLSEVGLLVFSFCLVFGCFIFIVLSYVQIFTAVLRIPSEQGRRKAFSTCIPHLAVVSLFVSTDAFAYLRPPSISSPALNLVVTVLYSVVPPTVNPLIYSMRNKELKDALRKVISWTFFST encoded by the coding sequence atgtccaacagcagctctttcaacgagttcctcctcctggcatttgcagacacatgggagctgcagctcttgcacttctcgctcttcctgggcatctacctggctgccctcctgggcaacagcctcatcatcacagccgtagcctgcgaccaccgcctccacacccccatgtacttcttcctcctcaacctctccctccttgaccttggcaccatctccaccactgtccccaaatccatggtcaattccctgtgggacaccagggccatttcctactcaggatgtgctgcccaggtcttcctggttgtcttcctgttttcagcagagctttctctgctcactgtcatggcctatgaccgctatgttgccatctgcagacccctgcactacgggaccctcatgggcagcagagcttgtgttagaatggcagcagctgcctggagcagtggttttctctgttctgtgctgcacaccgctaacacattttccataccactctgccaaggcaacacagtggagcagttcttctgtgaaatcccacagatcctcaagctctcctgctcagactcctacctcagcgaagttgggcttcttgtatTTAGtttctgtttagtctttgggtgtttcattttcattgtgctgtcctacgtgcagatcttcactgctgtgctgaggatcccctctgagcagggccggcgcaaagccttttccacgtgcatccctcacctggctgtggtctccctgtttgtcagcaccgatGCTTTTGCCTACCTGaggcccccctccatctcctccccagctctgaatctggtggtgactgttctgtactcagtggtgcctccaacagtgaaccccctcatctacagcatgaggaacaaggagctcaaggatgccctgaggaaagtgatttcatggacatttttcagcact